A genomic segment from Aspergillus chevalieri M1 DNA, chromosome 7, nearly complete sequence encodes:
- a CDS encoding uncharacterized protein (COG:S;~EggNog:ENOG410PQKI;~TransMembrane:7 (o20-43i73-94o106-128i140-159o171-196i208-232o244-265i)), translated as MARVDNDTALRNMPLEPISSLAPFSALIMSIVLIILFLIRYYILEDLLIPRIYGRIYTELSELNKRGFINHHIAGTTKIVILIIAAYPFISAISGKATLKSPYTRGSIFTVGDILLVAAQMLIAMYAFELIYRIKLSPIAVLHHIGTILIGQAAIAISLRLVREPDADIEFILCTVWGAFDIISEFFPHVAIILYRVFPNRHVFLKRVFLLSCITTATGTTCETIVTMYLFGSLWSRWQIAFKVVTPILHVAFSAAQIHGSIVLWKMYRKQCQYVKGSVPVEGADA; from the exons ATGGCGCGGGTAGACAATGACACTGCTCTCCGCAACATGCCCTTGGAGCCTATATCTTCACTGGCACCGTTCTCTGCCCTGATCATGTCAATTGTGTTGAttattcttttcttgatTCGTTACTACATCTTGGAGGATCTTCTGATTCCTCGGATTTATGGACGTATCTACACGGAATTGAGTGAACTAAACAAACGTGGTTTCATCAATCACCATATAGCTGGGACTACCAAAATCGTGATCTTGATCATAGCGGCCTACCCATTTATTAGCGCGATATCCGGAAAGGCTACGTTGAAGTCCCCGTATACACGTGGAAGCATCTTCACAGTCGGTGACATCCTGTTGGTGGCCGCCCAGATGCTGATCGCCATGTACGCGTTCGAGCTCATCTATCGAATAAAGCTGTCACCAATTGCCGTGCTGCACCACATCGGGACGATTTTGATCGGCCAGGCAGCCATCGCCATCAGCCTGAGACTGGTTCGCGAGCCCGACGCAGATATCGAGTTCATTCTGTGCACGGTGTGGG GCGCTTTTGATATCATTTCCGAGTTCTTCCCTCACGTCGCAATCATTCTCTACCGCGTTTTCCCGAACAGACATGTCTTCCTCAAACGAGTCTTTCTCCTGTCCTGCATCACAACGGCGACGGGAACCACGTGCGAAACGATCGTCACCATGTACCTCTTCGGGAGCCTTTGGTCGCGGTGGCAGATCGCCTTCAAGGTCGTCACTCCCATCCTTCATGTGGCTTTTTCTGCCGCTCAGATCCATGGTAGCATTGTTCTCTGGAAGATGTATAGAAAACAATGCCAATATGTCAAAGGGTCTGTTCCGGTCGAGGGAGCCGACGCTTGA
- a CDS encoding uncharacterized protein (SECRETED:SignalP(1-24)): protein MYVNTSKLATVALATILSANSVLSAPIAGRSSNLLTRDPRGSHGSTSHKVSDVTGAISDGTGAIADAMTLQEYLNQKRSPRGHHSGSGSSTGERVSTWTGALGDITGMGADAATIAEAANNQKRSPRGHHHSSSSSSTGEQVSTWTGALGDITGMGADAATIAEAANNQKRSPKGHGSSHGGSSSSDKALNGLDAAGNLVGIGADAATIAEAANNQKRSPKGHGSSHGGSSSSDKALNGLDAAGNIVGIGADAATIAEAANNQKRSPKGHGSSHGGSSSSSSDKALNGLDAAGNVVGIGADATTIAEAANNQKRSPKGHGSSHGGSSSSDKALNGLDAAGNFVGIGADAATIAEAANQKRAPKGHSGSSSSGKALDGLDATSNIVGIGADLTTIADAANQKRAPKGHGRPSSSSSSSDKALNGLDAATIADAANQKRSPKGHGSSSSHGGSSSSDKALNGLDAAGNLVGIGADAATIAEAANNQKRAPKGHSGSSSSDKALNGLDATSNIVGIGADFTTIADAASQ, encoded by the coding sequence ATGTATGTCAACACTTCCAAGCTTGCTACTGTGGCTCTTGCCACCATCCTCTCTGCCAACTCCGTCCTCAGTGCACCAATTGCTGGTCGCTCTTCCAACTTGTTGACCCGTGACCCCCGTGGCTCCCACGGCTCGACCTCCCACAAGGTCTCTGACGTTACTGGCGCCATCTCTGACGGTACTGGTGCGATCGCCGATGCCATGACCCTCCAGGAGTATCTGAACCAGAAGCGCAGCCCTCGCGGCCAccactctggctctggcagTTCCACTGGTGAACGAGTCTCGACTTGGACCGGTGCTTTGGGCGACATCACTGGCATGGGCGCTGATGCTGCCACTATTGCTGAGGctgccaacaaccaaaagcgtTCCCCTCGCGGCCACCACCACTCTAGCTCGAGCTCTTCCACCGGTGAACAGGTCTCAACTTGGACCGGTGCTTTGGGCGACATCACCGGTATGGGAGCTGATGCCGCTACTATCGCTGAGgccgccaacaaccaaaagcgttcgcccaaGGGCCATGGCTCTAGTCACGGTGGATCTAGCTCTTCTGATAAGGCCCTGAATGGCCTTGACGCCGCTGGTAACCTCGTCGGCATCGGTGCTGACGCTGCGACTATCGCCGAAgccgccaacaaccagaagcGTTCGCCCAAGGGTCATGGCTCTAGCCACGGTGGATCTAGCTCTTCTGATAAGGCCCTGAATGGCCTTGACGCCGCCGGTAACATCGTTGGTATCGGTGCTGACGCTGCGACCATCGCCGAggccgccaacaaccagaagcGTTCACCCAAGGGCCATGGTTCTAGCCATGGcggttcttcttcctcttccagcgACAAGGCTCTGAATGGCCTTGATGCCGCCGGTAACGTCGTTGGCATCGGTGCTGACGCTACGACCATCGCCGAggccgccaacaaccagaagcGTTCGCCCAAGGGTCATGGCTCTAGCCACGGTGGATCTAGCTCTTCTGATAAGGCCCTGAATGGCCTTGATGCCGCCGGTAACTTCGTCGGCATCGGTGCTGACGCTGCGACTATCGCTGAAGCCGCCAACCAGAAGCGTGCCCCCAAGGGTCACAGTGGATCTAGCTCTAGCGGCAAGGCCCTCGATGGACTCGATGCCACCTCCAACATTGTCGGCATTGGTGCCGATCTCACCACTATTGCTGACGCCGCCAACCAGAAGCGCGCCCCCAAGGGCCATGGCCGTCCCAGCTCTTCCAGCTCTTCCAGTGACAAGGCCCTGAACGGTCTCGATGCCGCCACTATCGCCGATGCTGCCAACCAGAAGCGCTCCCCCAAGGGCCACGGTTCTAGCTCTAGCCACGGTGGATCTAGCTCTTCTGATAAGGCCCTGAATGGCCTTGACGCCGCTGGTAACCTCGTCGGCATCGGTGCTGACGCTGCGACTATCGCCGAAGCtgccaacaaccagaagcGCGCCCCCAAGGGTCACAGTGGATCTAGCTCTAGCGACAAGGCCTTGAACGGTCTCGACGCTACCTCCAacattgttggcattggTGCCGATTTCACCACCATCGCAGACGCCGCCAGCCAGTAG
- a CDS encoding uncharacterized protein (COG:S;~EggNog:ENOG410PZP2;~InterPro:IPR038213,IPR009311;~PFAM:PF06140;~TransMembrane:3 (o62-83i90-114o126-148i);~go_component: GO:0016021 - integral component of membrane [Evidence IEA]), which translates to MPPSNLLIASLNFTRAETVGAGIRQFIADRSLVIYGVENLTQTWLWDEWWTNLSQWLSRPDVIAAIMAWWITFTIVMTIIMCLGFGPGGVIAGSLAAAFQSLMYGGFTPAGGIFATLTSMAMLGTFMFPAFLLASVLATGVTVLVWGLGVGK; encoded by the exons ATGCCTCCTTCAAATCTTTTGATCGCTAGCTTGAATTTTACTCGGGCGGAGACTGTTGGTGCGGGAATTCGTCAATTCATAGCCGACCGCTCTTTGGTCATATATGGCGTGGAAAACTTGACTCAAACCTGGCTCTGGGATGAATGGTGGACAAATCTTTCACAGTGGCTCTCACGCCCAG ATGTCATTGCTGCTATCATGGCTTGGTGGATAACATTCACCATTGTCATGACAATTATAATGTGCCTTGGATTTGGACCTGGTGGAGTTATTGCAG GGTCACTGGCAGCTGCATTTCAGTCCTTAATGTACGGTGGATTTACTCCAGCTGGAGGGATCTTTGCGACGTTGACAAGCATGGCCATGTTAGGCACATTCATGTTTCCCGCCTTCCTTCTCGCTTCAGTTCTTGCAACAGGGGTCACGGTTCTTGTCTGGGGACTTGGGGTAGGAAAATAA
- a CDS encoding uncharacterized protein (COG:S;~EggNog:ENOG410PYHI;~InterPro:IPR016191;~SECRETED:SignalP(1-19);~go_function: GO:0003723 - RNA binding [Evidence IEA];~go_function: GO:0004540 - ribonuclease activity [Evidence IEA]): MSFNFKSVFLLALAANAYALPISTAGDTALETRSLEARTQYKDVDCNGKVFKADILRSSISKAREVQGLKDQKKPGYSYPKPYGNDDGNMFPGASGLYEYPLNSPVYSGKGIPGSYRVIMTSNYGYKGALLHKGGNTFQKCINVEDKKKQEEEDARKKKEESDKQSKEAKEANERKKHGKGGKQ, from the exons ATGTCGTTCAACTTCAAGtccgtcttcctcctcgctcTCGCCGCCAATGCATACGCCTTGCCAATCTCTACGGCCGGTGACACTGCCCTTGAAACCCGCAGCCTCGAAGCCAGGACCCAGTATAAGGACGTTGATTGCAATGGCAAGGTCTTCAAAGCAGATATTCTAagatcctccatctccaagGCGAGAGAGGTCCAGGGACTTAAAGATCAGAAGAAGCCGGGATATAGTTATCCCAAGCCATACGGAAATGACGACGGGAACATGTTCCCTGGAGCTAGTGGCCTATATGAATACCCCCTGAACAGCCCAGTCTACTCTGGAA AGGGTATACCCGGCTCGTATCGCGTTATCATGACCTCAAACTATGGCTATAAGGGCGCCCTTCTTCACAAGGGTGGTAATACCTTCCAAAAATGCATTAATGTCGAggacaagaagaagcaggaagaggaagacgcgagaaagaagaaagaagagagtgACAAACAGTCAAAGGAGGCAAAGGAGGCAAatgagaggaagaagcaTGGAAAGGGTGGCAAGCAATAG
- a CDS encoding DUF3632 domain-containing protein (COG:S;~EggNog:ENOG410PS59;~InterPro:IPR022085;~PFAM:PF12311) codes for MVDEYDEYAEYDPDLILTPEFQLLQNLVKDPNASPEEAVQQVVELTKAEALSGKWPKNTIGGDFAWNISHLALDIATNTKPENQLNLLNFMRKLQTVAVMDPRTGEQLIYDHEKLWTDLPCVGYYSSDLQDFWHYTQHTPEEIEKWENRSTFFARATATSKPFVDESHSFDPLDFSLLAYFELNGAFESEDVYETAVRTVCIWYIHAAEKLWYNCRMERDHTNENTADRKFDMNKWEFWKQELIAASGVYKEGGTRMLIKEAMECINCVDSSN; via the exons ATGGTTGACGAATACGATGAATACGCCGAATACGACCCGGATTTAATACTAACTCCCGAATTTCAACTCCTCCAAAACCTCGTCAAGGACCCTAATGCCTCACCCGAGGAAGCGGTTCAACAAGTTGTGGAACTTACAAAAGCGGAAGCCTTATCTGGTAAATGGCCCAAAAATACAATTGGCGGAGATTTCGCCTGGAACATTAGCCACCTTGCTCTCGATATCGCAACAAATACCAAGCCTGAGAACCAGCTTAATCTCCTTAACTTCATGAGGAAGCTTCAGACGGTTGCAGTCATGGATCCAAGGACAGGAGAGCAGCTGATCTATGATCATGAGAAGTTGTGGACGGATCTTCCATGTGTTGGTTACTATTCTTCTGACTTGCAAGATTTCT GGCATTACACCCAACATACGCCTGAGGAAATAGAAAAGTGGGAGAATAGGAGCACCTTCTTTGCAAGGGCTACTGCTACATCCAAGCCCTTTGTTGATGAGTCTCACAGTTTCGACCCATTGGATTTTTCTCTCCTTGCATACTTTGAATTGAATGGAGCCTTTGAGTCTGAGGATGTTTATGAAACGGCTGTGCGGACAGTATGCATATGGTATATACATGCGGCTGAGAAGCTGTGGTATAATTGCAGGATGGAGAGGGATCATACCAATGAGAATACCGCTGACAGGAAATTTGATATGAACAAATGGGAGTTTTGGAAACAGGAGTTGATCGCTGCGAGCGGTGTTTATAAGGAAGGTGGGACGCGGATGTTGATTAAAGAGGCGATGGAGTGTATCAATTGTGTGGATAGCTCAAATTAA
- a CDS encoding uncharacterized protein (COG:S;~EggNog:ENOG410QE5M): MIHLEDSPLSETVHHERLRALIAGQLDDMQLVCQDHKVLINANYLVALFQSALRHLADEICEPFHYVKATRAYNAVPSSLAAHLAHYEEIGMQSGFCHEDLAPSIASALVMDHYIPVMLSG; encoded by the coding sequence ATGATACATCTGGAAGATAGCCCATTGTCTGAGACAGTCCACCATGAACGACTGCGCGCATTGATTGCTGGACAGTTGGATGACATGCAGTTAGTCTGCCAGGACCACAAGGTCCTGATAAATGCCAATTACCTTGTGGCACTCTTTCAATCCGCATTGCGTCACCTCGCAGATGAGATATGTGAGCCGTTCCACTATGTAAAGGCAACCAGGGCATATAATGCTGTTCCCTCATCCCTGGCCGCTCACTTGGCACACTATGAGGAAATTGGGATGCAATCTGGTTTCTGTCATGAAGACCTGGCGCCCTCTATCGCATCGGCCCTTGTCATGGACCATTACATCCCAGTAATGCTGAGTGGGTAG
- a CDS encoding Pfs, NB-ARC and TPR domain protein (COG:Z;~EggNog:ENOG410QEG6;~InterPro:IPR000845,IPR035994,IPR027417,IPR003593, IPR002182;~PFAM:PF05729,PF00931,PF01048;~SECRETED:SignalP(1-23);~go_function: GO:0003824 - catalytic activity [Evidence IEA];~go_function: GO:0043531 - ADP binding [Evidence IEA];~go_process: GO:0009116 - nucleoside metabolic process [Evidence IEA]) — protein sequence MRPKSRNDFAIAIICALPLEADAIEALFDETYDRLGKHYGKQPGDANVYINGRIGKHHAVLCYLPGMGKESAASVASSLQVSYTGIQLALVVGICGGAPPPPKYDEIFLGDIIISDTVMEYDFGRQYPGGFQRKTGVKDTLGRPDREIRTLLKSLQAYNSHIEFQDQVLQYLHTLQQAGTRWQHPDVDDVLFKASYLHKHHGETSSVKCCCSESNVLDSICHDALETNCKDLGCDNDQVIRRREPIKAANISVHIGTVGSADKVMKSGQDRDAISRKEEVIGFEMEGAGVWDNAPCVVIKGVCDYADSHKSKAWQAYAAATGASAAKAFLEYWRPVNHEDVSKNRHLMIPFGRNPRFVGRQDEIHKLEDLISMPDGPKKLAITGLGGVGKTQVALELAYRMRDREPECSIFWIPCTRYEAVEQACMAIAQVIGIQDVKPAEMKEHIKAYFSQMDGKWLLIFDNADDLDMWVKDSSTGSALRDFLPYNSQGHTIFTTRNRKLAVKLASSDVIHVRELDEKTGMEFLEKSLIQESLLNNHHAMITLLEQLTFLPLAVTQAAAYMNENGIGVSDYLLLLQEQETDVVELLSEDFGDDGRYKDTQNVTAHI from the exons ATGCGCCCGAAAAGCCGAAACGATTTTGCGATCGCAATTATCTGCGCCCTTCCCCTTGAGGCTGATGCCATCGAAGCCCTCTTCGATGAAACGTACGATCGGTTAGGCAAACACTATGGCAAGCAACCAGGCGATGCAAATGTGTATATCAATGGAAGAATTGGCAAGCACCATGCAGTCTTGTGCTACTTGCCAGGCATGGGAAAAGAAAGCGCTGCAAGTGTTGCCTCAAGCCTACAAGTCAGCTACACTGGCATCCAGCTTGCTTTAGTTGTTGGCATCTGCGGTGGTgctccaccaccaccaaagtATGATGAAATATTTCTTGGTGATATTATCATCAGTGACACCGTGATGGAATACGACTTTGGCCGACAATACCCTGGTGGTTTCCAGCGAAAGACTGGTGTCAAGGACACACTTGGCAGGCCAGATCGAGAAATTCGGACTCTCCTTAAGAGCCTTCAGGCTTATAATTCCCACATTGAATTTCAGGACCAGGTACTCCAATATCTTCACACGCTTCAGCAAGCAGGGACAAGGTGGCAACATCCTGATGTTGATGATGTTCTTTTCAAGGCTTCCTATCTTCATAAGCATCATGGGGAGACTTCTTCTGTCAAATGCTGCTGTTCAGAGAGTAATGTACTGGATAGTATTTGCCATGATGCCTTAGAGACAAATTGCAAAGATCTTGGATGTGATAATGATCAAGTGATCCGTCGTCGAGAGCCAATCAAAGCAGCTAATATCTCTGTACATATTGGAACGGTTGGCTCTGCTGATAAAGTGATGAAATCGGGACAAGACCGTGATGCCATAAGCAGAAAGGAGGAGGTCATTGGGTTTGAGATGGAGGGGGCAGGAGTGTGGGATAATGCTCCATGTGTTGTTATTAAAGGCGTGTGCGACTATGCGGACAGCCACAAGAGCAAAGCATGGCAAGCATATGCAGCAGCAACTGGAGCCTCAGCGGCAAAGGCTTTCTTGGAGTACTGGAGGCCGGTAAACCATGAAG ATGTGAGCAAAAACCGTCACTTAATGATTCCCTTTGGAAGAAATCCACGTTTTGTGGGCCGCCAGGATGAAATCCATAAATTAGAGGATTTGATTTCCATGCCTGATGGACCAAAAAAGCTCGCCATTACTGGGCTAGGAGGAGTTGGGAAGACCCAGGTAGCTCTAGAGCTAGCCTACCGTATGCGAGACAGGGAACCTGAATGCTCAATTTTTTGGATCCCGTGTACTAGATATGAGGCGGTTGAACAGGCCTGTATGGCCATTGCACAAGTGATAGGGATCCAAGATGTGAAGCCAGCAGAGATGAAAGAGCATATCAAGGCTTACTTTAGCCAAATGGATGGGAAGTGGCTTCTGATCTTTGACAATGCAGATGATTTGGACATGTGGGTGAAAGACAGCAGTACAGGCTCAGCATTAAGGGACTTCCTTCCTTATAACTCCCAAGGTCATACTATCTTCACCACTCGCAATCGAAAGTTAGCCGTGAAACTGGCATCCTCTGATGTGATACATGTTCGCGAACTCGATGAAAAGACTGGCATGGAGTTTCTGGAAAAATCACTGATTCAAGAAAGCCTGCTTAACAATCACCATGCTATGATTACCCTTCTTGAACAGCTTACCTTCCTTCCATTAGCTGTTACCCAAGCTGCAGCATACATGAACGAAAATGGAATAGGAGTGTCTGATTacttgctgcttcttcaaGAACAGGAGACAGATGTTGTGGAGCTACTAAGCGAGGATTTTGGTGATGATGGACGCTACAAGGATACCCAGaatgtgacggctcacatatga
- a CDS encoding uncharacterized protein (COG:Z;~EggNog:ENOG410PX7V;~InterPro:IPR011990,IPR019734,IPR013026,IPR002151;~PFAM:PF13374,PF13432,PF13176,PF13181,PF13424, PF07721;~go_component: GO:0005871 - kinesin complex [Evidence IEA];~go_function: GO:0005515 - protein binding [Evidence IEA]), with protein sequence MQNLASTYRNQGRWKEAEELFVQVMETQKQVLWPEHPSTLTSMHNLASIYWDQGRWKEAEELFVQVVEIKKQVPGPEHPDTLASMHNLASTYQDQGRWKEAEELKVQVMETWKQVLGPEHPSTLASMHNLASTYQDQGRWKEAVELIVQVMETRKQMLGPEHPSTLASMHNLASTYRYQGQWKEAEELFVQVIETEKQVPGPEHPDTLTSMANLALTYCNQGRWKEAEELEVQVMRIYEQVLGPEHPSTLASMHNLASTYQSQGRWKEAEELEVQLMETWKQVLGPEHPFTLASMHNLASTYRDQGRWKEAEELFMQVIETEKQVLGPEHP encoded by the coding sequence ATGCAAAACCTCGCATCAACATACCGGAATCAAGGACGATGGAAGGAGGCAGAAGAGCTGTTTGTGCAGGTGATGGAAACCCAGAAACAGGTGCTCTGGCCAGAGCATCCCTCCACTCTGACCAGTATGCACAACCTCGCATCAATATACTGGGATCAAGGACGATGGAAGGAGGCAGAAGAGCTGTTTGTGCAAGTGGTAGAAATTAAGAAACAGGTGCCGGGGCCAGAGCATCCTGACACTCTGGCCAGCATGCACAACCTCGCATCAACATACCAGGATCAAGGACGATGGAAGGAGGCAGAAGAGCTAAAGGTACAGGTGATGGAAACCTGGAAACAGGTGCTGGGGCCAGAGCATCCCTCAACTCTGGCCAGCATGCACAACCTCGCATCAACATACCAGGATCAAGGACGATGGAAGGAGGCAGTAGAGCTAATAGTGCAGGTGATGGAAACCCGGAAACAGATGCtcgggccagagcatccCTCCACTCTGGCCAGCATGCACAACCTCGCATCAACATACCGGTATCAAGGACAATGGAAGGAGGCAGAAGAGCTGTTTGTGCAAGTGATAGAGACTGAGAAACAGGTGCCGGGGCCAGAGCATCCTGATACACTGACCAGCATGGCCAACCTCGCATTGACATACTGTAATCAAGGACGATGGAAGGAGGCAGAAGAGCTGGAGGTGCaggtgatgaggatctatgaACAGGTGCTGGGGCCAGAGCATCCCTCAACTCTGGCCAGCATGCACAACCTTGCATCAACATACCAGAGTCAAGGACGGTGGAAGGAGGCGGAAGAGCTAGAGGTGCAGCTGATGGAAACCTGGAAACAGGTGCTGGGGCCAGAGCATCCCTTCACTCTGGCCAGCATGCACAACCTCGCATCAACATACCGGGATCAAGGACGATGGAAGGAGGCAGAAGAGCTGTTCATGCAAGTGATAGAGACTGAGAAACAGGTGCTGGGGCCAGAGCACCCTTGA
- a CDS encoding uncharacterized protein (COG:S;~EggNog:ENOG410Q2QC): MQSPLFLRRSFEPILKEISPTDHEILRCGGTPSSLERLPSRLQQSKRAFPDLRQQLEELAYEASYLRAELQWQKESKQALLHFWEEVFGVFHLLEDALVQVTMRLRDSEQRYISLWRRSSGGGENGGMI, encoded by the coding sequence ATGCAGTCGCCATTGTTTCTTCGCCGCTCCTTTGAGCCCATTTTAAAAGAAATCTCTCCCACAGATCATGAAATTTTACGCTGTGGTGGCACGCCATCCAGCCTTGAAAGACTTCCCTCCCGGTTGCAGCAATCAAAACGAGCATTTCCAGATCTTCGCCAACAGCTTGAGGAACTCGCATATGAGGCCAGCTACCTGCGGGCTGAATTGCAGTGGCAGAAGGAGTCAAAGCAAGCCCTGCTACACTTCTGGGAAGAAGTTTTCGGAGTGTTTCACTTGTTGGAAGATGCCCTTGTTCAAGTGACTATGAGGCTCCGCGATTCTGAGCAAAGATATATTAGTCTTTGGAGACGTTCATCGGGTGGTGGTGAAAACGGAGGAATGATTTAA